The sequence GGCAAGGTAAGCGCGGCGACGCCGCGCCATACGCAGGCACGAACACATGGACGCATCGAGCGGGCAGTCGAAGCAATCGCAGCCGACATTCGCCGAACTGTTTACCCCGAAATTCATCACGGTCCTGCGCGAGGGCTACAGCCCCGACGCCTTCCGCGCCGACGTCGTCGCGGGCCTTACCGTCGCCATCGTTGCATTGCCTCTGTCGATGGCCATCGCCATCGCATCCGGCACCACGCCTGATCGCGGACTCTATGCCGCGATCTTCGGCGGCTTTCTCGTCTCGCTATTGGGCGGCAGCCGCTTCCAGATCGGCGGACCTGCCGGCGCGTTTATTGTTCTCGTCGCGGCATCGGTTGCGCGTCACGGCATCGACGGCGTGCTGCTGGCGACCATGATCGCCGGACTGATCCTGATCGCCGCCGGATTCCTCCGGCTCGGCACTTACATCAAGTTCATCCCCTATCCCGTCACGGTGGGATTTACCGCAGGCATCGCCGTCATCATCTTCGCCAGCCAGATCCGCGACCTGCTCGGCATCACACTGACGGGCAAGGAGCCCGGCGAACTGATTCCGAAACTGGAAGTGCTCGGCCACGCCATCGGCACCACGAATTTTGCCGCCGTGGCGGTTTCGGTCACGACCATCGTCATCATCTCGGGCTTGCGGAAATTGCGCCCGACATGGCCCGGCATGCTGATCGCGGTCATCGTCACCGGGGTCGCCGCGGCGCTGCTGTCGTTGCCGGTGGAGACCATCGGCACGCGGTTCGGCGGCATTCCGCAGTCGTTTCCGATGCCGTCATTTCCCGCCATCACGCTCGCAAAAATTCAGGCGGTGCTGCCCGATGCGGCGGCATTCGCGCTGCTCGGCGCCATCGAGTCGCTGCTGTCCGCCGTGGTGGCCGATGGCATGACCGGCCGTCGCCATCGCTCCAACAGCGAACTGGTGGCGCAAGGTTTCGCCAATATCGGCTCGGCCCTGTTCGGCGGCCTCT is a genomic window of Bradyrhizobium sp. G127 containing:
- a CDS encoding SulP family inorganic anion transporter, producing the protein MDASSGQSKQSQPTFAELFTPKFITVLREGYSPDAFRADVVAGLTVAIVALPLSMAIAIASGTTPDRGLYAAIFGGFLVSLLGGSRFQIGGPAGAFIVLVAASVARHGIDGVLLATMIAGLILIAAGFLRLGTYIKFIPYPVTVGFTAGIAVIIFASQIRDLLGITLTGKEPGELIPKLEVLGHAIGTTNFAAVAVSVTTIVIISGLRKLRPTWPGMLIAVIVTGVAAALLSLPVETIGTRFGGIPQSFPMPSFPAITLAKIQAVLPDAAAFALLGAIESLLSAVVADGMTGRRHRSNSELVAQGFANIGSALFGGLCVTGTIARTATNVRAGARGPVAGMLHSAFLLAFMLLAAPLASYIPLATLAGVLAVVAWNMAEKHEFATLLRSSRGDAVVLLATFLLTVFRDLTEGIVVGFSLGALLFIHRMSQTTGIETYGSLAVEDTPDRKKGARVRYSPELAADPDIMIYRISGAFFFGAVAAVASVLDRISGYKALVIDFKAVPFLDSTAANAIAQIALKARRHGVRVFITGASPAVRRTLLSYGARPPQAKYRTDIASAVSEIKRLTGPAGA